In Senegalia massiliensis, a genomic segment contains:
- a CDS encoding electron transfer flavoprotein subunit beta/FixA family protein yields MNIIVCIKQVPDTNEVRIDKKTGTLIREGVPSIINPDDRNALEEALRLKDKYNANVTVLTMGPPQAKLALKEALAMGADDAILLSDRAFAGADTWATSTTLAGAIKRLGNFDIIFCGRQAIDGDTAQVGPQIAEHLDLPQITYVEKLDVEGDAVIAHRAIEDGYYKVKTNMPVLLTAIGELNEPRYPSIRGIYDAFREKEIKVWSLDDIIVDNTQIGLKGSPTQVKKSFTPATKGAGEKLEGTTEEKVRNLIVRLKERQII; encoded by the coding sequence ATGAATATTATTGTATGTATAAAGCAAGTTCCTGATACAAATGAAGTAAGAATAGACAAAAAAACAGGAACTCTTATAAGAGAAGGCGTTCCAAGTATAATAAATCCTGATGATAGAAATGCTTTGGAAGAAGCTTTAAGATTAAAAGATAAATATAATGCAAATGTAACTGTACTAACTATGGGACCACCTCAAGCAAAATTAGCTCTAAAAGAAGCTTTAGCTATGGGTGCAGATGATGCTATATTATTAAGTGATAGAGCGTTTGCTGGAGCAGACACTTGGGCAACATCTACTACCCTTGCTGGAGCAATAAAGAGATTAGGTAATTTTGATATCATATTCTGTGGAAGACAAGCAATAGATGGTGATACAGCACAAGTTGGACCACAAATTGCAGAGCATCTTGATTTGCCACAAATAACTTATGTTGAAAAATTAGACGTGGAAGGAGATGCAGTAATAGCTCATAGAGCAATAGAAGATGGATATTATAAAGTAAAGACAAATATGCCAGTACTTCTTACTGCAATAGGTGAATTAAATGAACCTAGATATCCTTCAATTAGAGGAATATATGATGCATTTAGAGAAAAGGAAATAAAAGTATGGTCATTAGATGACATAATAGTTGATAATACACAAATAGGACTTAAAGGATCTCCAACACAGGTTAAAAAGTCATTTACACCTGCTACAAAAGGTGCTGGAGAAAAATTAGAAGGAACAACTGAAGAAAAAGTAAGAAATTTAATAGTTAGACTTAAAGAAAGACAAATAATATAA
- a CDS encoding electron transfer flavoprotein subunit alpha has product MAIRVITDKCIGCGICVKVCPFDAIDMIDKKATIKDNCTLCGQCVEACPVDAIVKDEEEVQSKINIDDYKGVWVFAEQRSGEVLNVSIELLGEGRKIADKRGVELSAVLLGKDLDENAEKLVKYGADKVLKVDHEKLENYTTDAYAKVISDLIEDKKPEIMLIGATTIGRDLGPRVSAKVATGLTADCTRLEIDEEDGKLLQTRPAFGGNLMATIVCPNNRPQMSTVRPGVMEKAKYNENAVGTIENIEVAFKDGDLKTEVLEIVKSEKETVALDEAPIIVAGGRGVQTIEGFELLEKLSEKLGGVVGASRAAVDEGWIEHSHQVGQTGTTVRPKLYIAAGISGAIQHLAGMQSSDCIVAINKNPDAPIFKVADYGIVGDLFEVIPELLEALDNVDDIVTALKAVES; this is encoded by the coding sequence ATGGCTATAAGAGTAATAACAGACAAATGTATTGGTTGTGGAATATGCGTAAAAGTATGTCCATTTGATGCTATAGATATGATTGATAAAAAAGCAACTATAAAGGATAATTGTACACTTTGTGGACAATGTGTTGAAGCTTGTCCAGTGGATGCAATAGTTAAAGATGAAGAAGAGGTACAAAGTAAAATTAATATAGATGACTATAAAGGAGTATGGGTATTTGCAGAGCAAAGATCTGGTGAAGTATTAAATGTTTCTATAGAGCTCCTTGGTGAAGGAAGAAAAATAGCAGATAAACGTGGAGTAGAATTAAGTGCTGTATTATTAGGTAAAGATTTAGATGAAAACGCTGAAAAGCTAGTTAAATATGGTGCAGATAAAGTTCTAAAAGTAGATCATGAAAAATTAGAAAATTATACTACTGATGCTTATGCTAAGGTAATATCTGATCTTATAGAAGATAAAAAGCCTGAAATAATGTTGATAGGTGCTACAACAATTGGTAGAGATTTAGGACCAAGAGTATCAGCTAAAGTAGCTACAGGACTTACAGCAGATTGTACTCGCTTAGAAATAGATGAAGAAGATGGAAAATTACTTCAAACACGTCCAGCGTTTGGTGGAAATTTAATGGCTACAATAGTTTGTCCAAATAACAGACCACAAATGTCTACAGTTAGACCTGGAGTTATGGAAAAAGCTAAGTACAATGAAAATGCAGTAGGAACTATAGAAAATATTGAAGTAGCATTTAAAGATGGAGATCTTAAAACAGAAGTATTAGAAATAGTAAAATCTGAAAAAGAAACAGTAGCTCTTGATGAAGCTCCAATAATTGTTGCTGGTGGTAGAGGAGTTCAAACAATTGAAGGATTTGAATTACTTGAAAAATTATCAGAAAAATTAGGTGGAGTAGTAGGAGCATCTCGTGCAGCAGTAGATGAAGGATGGATTGAGCATTCTCATCAAGTAGGTCAAACTGGAACTACAGTAAGACCAAAATTATATATTGCAGCAGGAATATCAGGTGCTATACAGCATTTAGCTGGTATGCAATCTTCTGATTGTATTGTAGCAATAAATAAAAATCCTGATGCACCAATATTTAAAGTTGCAGACTATGGTATTGTAGGAGACTTATTTGAAGTAATTCCAGAATTATTAGAAGCTCTTGACAATGTAGATGATATAGTTACAGCTTTAAAGGCAGTAGAATCTTAA